One region of Zingiber officinale cultivar Zhangliang chromosome 7B, Zo_v1.1, whole genome shotgun sequence genomic DNA includes:
- the LOC122005426 gene encoding uncharacterized protein LOC122005426: MDYNMKLLLNRFCLFLLLSYHFLLSLNAAAPLSRSLALRNQDEAAVVVSEQTLARMEIEVNDYPGSGANSRHDPRNPGKP, from the exons ATGGATTACAACATGAAGCTTCTGCTGAATCGATTCTGCCTGTTTCTGCTACTGTCATATCACTTCCTCCTCTCTCTGAATGCAGCAGCTCCTCTCTCAA GAAGCCTTGCATTGAGAAACCAAGATGAAGCAGCAGTGGTGGTTTCAGAACAGACTCTGGCAAGGATGGAGATTGAGGTCAACGACTACCCGGGTTCTGGGGCAAACAGCCGCCATGATCCCAGGAACCCTGGAAAACCTTAA
- the LOC122003608 gene encoding non-specific lipid transfer protein GPI-anchored 12-like, protein MSNTRRGILSLFVHLSLLRAARPQGPSPSPAPAGECAVALQSLSRCSTYVEAGSNLSRPQKGCCRAVAAVAGAEPACLCGLIDDYRGFGVRVDTTRALMLPSACRAPPPPASLCAVLGMPVATAVLPPSEKPGTGCCASGAPAAAPPIKNGGCRLTTMVWRDPRHAFCLALLLLLSYSFPSL, encoded by the exons ATGTCGAACACTCGGCGGGGCATCCTCTCGCTCTTCGTCCACCTCTCCCTGCTCCGCGCCGCGCGGCCGCAAGGGCCGTCGCCGTCCCCCGCGCCCGCAGGCGAGTGCGCCGTCGCGCTGCAGAGCCTGTCGCGGTGCTCGACGTACGTGGAGGCGGGGAGCAACCTGAGCAGGCCGCAGAAAGGCTGCTGCCGCGCCGTCGCCGCCGTGGCGGGGGCCGAACCGGCCTGCCTCTGCGGGCTCATCGACGACTACCGAGGCTTCGGGGTGCGGGTTGACACCACCAGGGCCCTCATGCTCCCCTCCGCCTGCCGCGCCCCACCGCCGCCGGCGAGTCTATGCGCAG TTCTCGGAATGCCCGTTGCAACTGCTGTGCTGCCACCATCGGAAAAACCAG GAACAGGATGCTGTGCCTCGGGGGCACCGGCGGCGGCGCCACCGATCAAGAACGGCGGTTGTAGATTAACGACCATGGTTTGGCGTGATCCTCGTCATGCCTTTTGTCTggcgctgctgctgctgctgtcaTACTCGTTCCCAAGCTTGTAG
- the LOC122005423 gene encoding protein ETHYLENE-INSENSITIVE 3-like 1a codes for MGGLLVEDMVYPCGSNYAQIFPSNNERSISYGSFLQLPSTVECMMGEGDLVDIPPEKLAEAGDEESDEDIDIEELERRMWRDRMRLKRLKEQQQSKSKDLGDAAKQFQSLEQARRKKMSRAQDGILKYMLKMMEVCKAQGFVYGIIPEKGKPVSGASDNLRGWWKEKVRFDRNGPAAIDKYQVENGIPASSTDFNSGAASSHSLQELQDTTLGSLLSALMQHCDPPQRRFPLEKGIPPPWWPTGREEWWGQLGIPNEQGPPPYKKPHDLKKAWKVSVLTVVIKHMSPDIEKIRRLVRQSKCLQDKMTARESATWLSVLKKEEEMYMKLHPDAHVPSSAKAGITGAFSFNSNSSEYDVEGIEEGKSKDLEYKLVMESNSFKLGVNTGNAKIVNTGPMKEETEIELFQKRSSVEPELNINHRIYTCENVVCPHGDVGNGFLDRNARNSHQYFCKYQNILPPGIGMTNNSLQATENNSPVFSLPAITRPNPSSIGSCQNPINLSDLGIPSDGQKTIDELMNLYENNVTGSKNLNLGGLTMYEGSNDLRPEHRMEYNLFEQGPAIGAELFEEVGGLVEQSQYMEASMVQFQQELSGQPIEASGGIRLGSGLNVPRFSYSAGAMGMEASMQKPGGFNWFS; via the coding sequence ATGGGGGGATTATTAGTTGAAGACATGGTATATCCTTGTGGCTCAAATTATGCACAAATTTTTCCTTCCAATAACGAGAGGAGTATCAGTTACGGTAGCTTCCTTCAGCTGCCTTCAACCGTTGAATGCATGATGGGAGAAGGAGACCTTGTTGACATACCACCTGAAAAACTTGCTGAGGCTGGTGATGAAGAGAGTGATGAGGATATTGACATAGAAGAACTTGAACGGCGCATGTGGAGGGACCGTATGCGATTAAAGCGCTTAAAGGAGCAACAACAGAGCAAAAGCAAGGATCTCGGTGATGCGGCTAAACAATTTCAATCCCTAGAGCAGGCTCGTCGGAAGAAGATGTCTCGGGCACAGGACGGAATTCTCAAGTACATGCTGAAAATGATGGAGGTTTGCAAGGCTCAGGGCTTTGTCTATGGTATAATTCCTGAGAAAGGCAAGCCTGTCAGTGGTGCTTCTGATAATCTTAGGGGTTGGTGGAAAGAAAAGGTCAGGTTTGATCGGAATGGACCAGCTGCCATAGACAAATATCAGGTTGAAAACGGCATCCCTGCATCCAGCACTGATTTCAACTCTGGAGCTGCCAGCTCTCATTCATTGCAGGAACTTCAAGACACGACATTGGGTTCTCTCCTGTCGGCTCTGATGCAGCACTGTGACCCCCCACAGCGACGGTTTCCTCTTGAGAAAGGAATCCCGCCGCCGTGGTGGCCTACTGGGAGGGAGGAGTGGTGGGGTCAGTTAGGCATCCCAAATGAACAAGGGCCACCTCCTTACAAGAAGcctcatgatcttaaaaaggcTTGGAAGGTCAGTGTCTTGACAGTGGTGATCAAGCATATGTCTCCTGATATTGAGAAGATCCGTAGGCTTGTTAGGCAGTCCAAATGCCTGCAAGACAAGATGACTGCTAGGGAGAGTGCAACATGGCTTTCAGTCCTTAAGAAGGAAGAGGAAATGTATATGAAGTTGCATCCAGATGCACATGTACCCTCATCCGCAAAGGCTGGTATTACTGGGGCATTCTCCTTCAACTCCAACAGCAGTGAGTATGATGTGGAAGGTATCGAAGAAGGCAAAAGCAAGGATTTGGAATATAAGTTGGTCATGGAGAGTAACTCTTTCAAACTGGGAGTTAATACAGGTAATGCAAAGATTGTTAACACTGGTCCGATGAAGGAAGAAACTGAAATTGAGTTATTTCAGAAGAGAAGTTCTGTGGAGCCTGAACTCAATATAAACCACAGGATCTATACTTGTGAAAACGTGGTATGCCCACATGGTGATGTTGGCAATGGATTTCTCGATAGGAACGCAAGAAACAGTCACCAATACTTCTGCAAGTATCAGAACATTCTTCCTCCAGGTATTGGGATGACGAACAACAGCCTTCAGGCAACAGAGAACAACTCTCCAGTATTTTCTTTGCCAGCAATTACCCGGCCAAATCCTTCATCGATTGGATCATGTCAGAATCCAATCAACCTTTCTGACTTGGGCATTCCTTCTGATGGACAAAAAACAATTGATGAGTTAATGAACTTATACGAAAACAATGTTACTGGCAGCAAGAACTTGAACTTGGGGGGTTTGACCATGTACGAAGGCTCGAATGATCTTCGTCCTGAACATCGGATGGAATACAACTTATTTGAACAGGGCCCGGCAATTGGTGCGGAACTATTTGAAGAAGTTGGTGGCTTGGTGGAGCAATCTCAGTACATGGAGGCAAGCATGGTGCAGTTTCAGCAGGAACTTAGTGGGCAACCAATTGAAGCGAGTGGAGGCATCAGACTTGGGTCCGGCCTCAATGTCCCTCGATTCAGTTACTCTGCAGGTGCTATGGGCATGGAGGCATCCATGCAAAAGCCAGGTGGATTCAATTGGTTCTCTTGA